A genomic region of Planococcus kocurii contains the following coding sequences:
- a CDS encoding 5-formyltetrahydrofolate cyclo-ligase, with translation MDKRTQRKKVLSLLQEMTTTEYKQKSAIIVDRLLEDPAFLAAQTIGITISAFPEVATWDLIEKCWGRGKRVVVPKCHRVSRTLDFHAIEHKNQLEVVYMNLQEPIVSKTLYIEPKDIDLLIVPGVVFSKEGFRIGFGGGYYDRFLASFSGATCSLAFDCQVAESIPVEPHDLPVQRIFTESKIITPKAVDR, from the coding sequence ATGGATAAAAGAACGCAACGAAAAAAAGTGCTAAGTTTACTTCAGGAAATGACAACAACAGAATATAAACAGAAGTCGGCAATTATAGTCGACCGTTTACTGGAAGACCCTGCGTTTTTAGCAGCCCAAACAATCGGTATAACAATTTCTGCATTCCCAGAAGTAGCTACATGGGACTTGATTGAAAAATGTTGGGGAAGGGGTAAACGAGTAGTCGTGCCGAAATGTCACCGGGTGAGCCGCACACTAGACTTCCATGCAATTGAGCACAAAAACCAGTTGGAAGTTGTCTATATGAATCTACAGGAACCGATCGTTTCAAAAACACTATACATAGAACCTAAAGACATTGATTTATTAATTGTACCGGGTGTAGTTTTTTCAAAAGAAGGCTTTAGAATCGGTTTTGGAGGAGGTTATTACGATCGTTTCTTAGCGAGTTTTTCTGGCGCTACATGTTCTTTAGCTTTCGATTGCCAGGTTGCGGAGTCGATACCTGTAGAACCGCACGATTTACCAGTTCAAAGGATTTTCACAGAAAGTAAAATTATTACTCCGAAGGCGGTGGATAGATGA
- the rpmG gene encoding 50S ribosomal protein L33 has protein sequence MRVNITLACTECSERNYSTVKNKRNNPERLEMKKYCSREKKMTVHRETK, from the coding sequence ATGCGTGTTAACATCACTTTAGCTTGTACAGAATGTAGCGAACGTAACTACAGCACTGTTAAAAATAAGCGCAACAACCCTGAGCGTCTTGAAATGAAAAAATATTGCTCACGTGAAAAGAAAATGACAGTACACCGTGAAACGAAGTAA